GAGTCATATATAAATACTGAATGAGGACAGACACTTCCAGGCCTATTTCACTATATATAGTGTCGAGGTACAAACGGGCAGCTGCTGGGACATGGATCTCTTCCAATGCTGTATACAGTCATACAACAATGAAGGGCAACCCCTGGGCAAGCTTTCTGTGATCCATTCTTGAAGCTTTTTACATATTATACTTAAGTAACAGTTGCCTTACGCTTAATAAAAATGAAGCACCTTTACATACAGCTGACCATAAGCCCTACATTGTTCCTATAAAGCAACAATTGCCACCCCATTGATAAATCGTGTTATCTTATTTGTGAGACACCCAACAGACATAACCTACACAAGAATATGTCATATAGTCAGCTTATGGAGAAAGAAGTGCTATTTCTGCTGAAATCTTTCAGGAACTTTCTGCGAAATAACACAGTACAGACATATCCTCCTGATACAAAGATCCTATTGCACGGCTGTTATTCTTGACCTTATCTTTGAGGGGCACGAATAAGTTCTCTGGTGTGCGTATCATATAGGAAGGATATTTATCATAGAATAAATGACGATGTCCCGCAGTTGATGTGAATAGTTTCGTGTGACGCATGATGACTTACAATATATAAAGAgtaacgtatttatttatttatttgattggtgttttacaccgtacccaaTAATATTTCccatatatgacggcggccagcactatggtgagaggaaaccgggcaaaaaaGTAATATACGAAAATTGAGACTATATATTGCTGAAAAGCATTTTGTCCTCATGACATGATGGGCATACGAGGTTTGACAGCCAGTGTGATGACGACTTCATTCTCAGTGCATTCAGGGGGTTGTGCAGTTGCGACGACGCAAATGTATAGACAATGTTCAGGAAGATATGCTATATGAAATAACCGGGAGGATCATACTTTCATCAGCCAGTATTTCAGTGATGCTTTATAGACTCTGGGTTAATAATGAAACTAGCCAGGCCAAGATACAATGATGGTAGTCTATTAAGGACGGATGAGGGTCGTcttatttgtatgtaaattgaATTAACCCTCTACAGGCCACCACAAGGGAATGGCGGAATCGATCGTGTTTCTCTTTAGCGTAGACTACACATGTCAAAGGTCAGATTAGGGGGCTGAAATTATGGGTTTGCAATTACACTAACAGAATAAGCATCGCGCTCAAATCCAATAGTGAAGGCTAAATATTAAAGAGATGAGTTTTTAGTGCGAGAAGCGTTGACAAATGAGATATTATTGACGACCTGAGAAGAGgaacaaaaaataagaaatacaaACCATCGTCCACTCCAATTCACTTTATTTAATCATAAACATGCTATAAAAGACAGATTGTATTATGGTAATGCGTGATGACTAACGCGTGGCCTtgctgccgtgagatcataatGAGGTTCCCTTGCTTCAGCCATGGCTTTTTTTATAAATCAAATCCCCATAGAAAAATCAAATTCCCTCAGTAACTCATATGTAGTATCCTCTTCGTTTATAGGATTTGGTCCCATTTTGAATTTGTAAAATTCCCAGTGGAGCCAACATAAAGCCTTGTCACAATTCTTCTTGTTCAAACTCAAATTAATTGCTACGACAAAATGGGAAGCACATACCTTTCTTTCCTTTGCAATAGGCATTAATTCTATCTGTCCGATATGGAAGTCGTTTcctgttttcattattttatccatTCACTAAACATGCGTATGTACCTGCATGTTTTGGATTGTGCATGAATGATAACTAtagttttcataaaaattgtacAGGTGCAGATCAAAGCAGATTTAGGGATGCATAAAgcaagaacatgtttaaataaaTGTCGAAATACCTTTTCCTCTCCGCTAGTTATTTCCAACCGCCATTGGACTAACTACGCTGATTTTTCTCCCATAAACACATCACATTAATATCAACTGCAATGACTGAATTAACAATTGCTTTGTGAATGTTTGGCCAGATAAACTGCGGGGTTTATCTGAATAGTTAACTACATATAGTTAAATGCCATGCTCACACCTTTTCATTCCGCATCAGAGCAGATCTAGAAGTCCAGTATGGCATTCAACCAACACTAGATTAAActcaaattaatgaataaactATAATAGACATAATATACAAGCTTACACTTCAGTCgttttcatttatgtataaaGTGGAGTTAGAGGTAAAAATGGTCGAATAcaagttatatatacacatcaaccACATGTACCTTGAATGCCACTGTGGTAGGCAACTGTTATTGATGGGATACTTCAGCACAGTTATCCTCAGTAATAAATTACAAAGCGGATATTCTAGAAATTCCCATATAAAGTCTTAATATGATAAAGTAGAGCTTTGTTTCTCCACTTCGCGATATTGCAGTCATATATCGTGGTAATTGTTTCATGTGGTGTTAACTGCCTTTTCACAGAGGAAATTATGGATATGACATGATTATATTCCATGCACTGAGGAATATGTAATGatgtaatgtaatatttgtataatttaatGGCTTGCACTATGAAATGTATTCCGGACTTTCAAGATTTTACAAATATCAACAACATGATGACAGATAAATGACATCATACACTTAATGGAACTttctgtttaaagaaaaaaacacataaattaataaagtcTCTGTCAAGGCATTATGCTTGGTATTGGAGGTTTGGTCCCATACATGGAATAATATTCCAGGGAAGGTCTAAAACGTTTGGGTTTAGACTAACAAACAATTGGGTTTTAAGATTGAAGAAGCTTTTATACAGCATGTGGAGTGAAGATCGACATGAATCGGACACCGAAAGCAGATCCATCATTAATTATATCCCATGAATCATGTTCCAAATGTTCAATGGAAAGGGGCCACACAAATCCAATGAAGATAGTACACATCTCGAAACCACAGGTTTTATTCACATAGGTAACACAGTGCCACGGTCATAGTTTATTTTCAGCTGAAGGGAACACTGCGTCAGTTTACATGCCTCACTTCtcaatataagtgaaaatcaGGACATACATTTTGCCTGTGTTTGAACAGGTTTTCAATCTTAGTCGTCTGGCCATTCTCTTCGTAAAATCTAAGTGCATAAATTGCGATGGCGTTTGTAACGGAATTTTATATGAAGGCCACTCGCCGTCAACCCTTCTTTAACCATGCTTTCTCATTTTAAGGAGAAAAATGAATCCCTCTAATGACGCCATAATTTCATTTTCTCGACGCTGTATTCAATTTATCCCATGCCCAAGGAGCAGGTTGCCGTGTAACGTTGTGGCCAGACAACATGAATCACACCCAAGACGGAGCAGGTAGACTGTGGCATAATGTGTTAGACACGAGACACCTCGATCGGTTCAGAGGCTACTATCTATGGCTCTGTCACCTTTCGGGGAACCAGACCACAAGGTCAAAGTTGAAGTTCAGGAGGCAGCTCATGGTAAACAAGAAACTAATCCAATAGGTTGTGTTGGTGATGAGGGAATAAGGCGAGTAAGCATCGTTTGTGGGATGGTAAGGTTCACACACAGGCGGCGTAATCCCAGACatgaattttaataaaatatcagCTAGGACAGAGTCACAGGAATTCCGAACTGGTAAGTCAATGCAGCCTGTCATGCCCCGCAGGAAGCTgaggaaaaaaaggaaagaaatgcACTGaagcacaaataaaaaaatccgaCTTTAAAGATTACTTGTTTGTATCATTGGTTCATGACATGTCGCATTTGAATGTTGCCCTTATCTCCtctttgctatatatttcaGGAAAAATTAGTACAGTGCACCTATTGTGATTTATAATCGTGATAAagtataaaagacttacagcatatatagagattaaaaccagagcagcgaccacagtgcgacaattggcaaatggccacacttCATTGGTTAaatgcagcctcttgtcaatttacatcagttagggttttattctaaatgttcatgcaaatacttcaacagtagcaacttacacaccCCTTGCATCGGGGAAtacgcagaattaggtaaataaattgtactgatgttagttgcaatttatttgacgtcgCTGGTCTAGAAAAACTccaaatactgtgttgtcatatttacatacaaaaaaaacttttccaTTACTTGCATACTGTTTCCATCGTAGCCGTTTCGTCCTCGCGATTGACGCTCATTTCATAATCAAAAATCCCTTGGCGATATTCAATGCAACGTTGTATCACAGTATTTTTCCTCAGCAGACACTCTTTGTTTTCGCCATATCCTAGAAAATAAAAGAGGCGTATTAGAATTGAACCTTATCAGTATTTCAAACGCTTTTTGAAATGAGTGAATAAGTGTTTGATTCGCCATGCAGTATAAGTTACTGAAATCAGGCGTCTTAAATGACTcatgaatttttatttattgtttttattcataCCATGTGTAGATCCCAATACAAATGGTATTTTCCCACTTGACTGTATCTGACATGAACACAAACTGCACAACTTCCTCCACAAGATAAAAGTGAATGTTCGGGTCAAAGGGAAATAACATATAAGTGGGGCATCAATTTTTTCCATCGAAATCAGCGTCATAAAGCCATCAGTATTACAAGATATGTACAAAAAATTACACATTACATATCAAGTGGGTTGCAGTGACCATGCATCATTAACTATTCACTAAAACGGATTCTGTGACAGTTTAGAACAGTTGCCGATGATGTTCAGAATTTCCTTCCTCAATGAGTAAACACTATAATTACGGAAATGTTGAATTAACTGAAAATATGTATACTCATGTATGTTGTAGAGCAGTGTTGGGCAGGTTAAGTGGGAATAAGTTAAGTCAAccacatttacacaaaatggATTGTATTAGGTACGTTTCCATATGGACTCTCCTATACACTACACGAACACTACACAGCATGAAACAAATTACCCCACCTAATTTTAGCATATGAGATTTATTCACCTTGTATGTAAAGGTTTCTTCATTTTCGGATAGAACAATAagctgatatatatgtatgagtaCACCTCTGTCAGTggttaataaatgaaatgaattatgAAAAACTGAAATCTGAGATGTGACTATAAAATGTACAGAATTCGGTTCAAACCAGTATGCATGATTTGTGCTTCCGTGAGCCCGACCGAGAGCAATTCGTCACACTGACAGCAATTCGTCACGCTGACAGCAATTCGTCACGTTGTGACATCGACAGTGTTTCACATATTTGCAGGGTTTTTTTATATCACAAGGCATTATTGGTCAAACCATGGGATCACACATGAAGGCCTACTATAATTAATTAGAGAGTATACACAGTCTCACGCACCACACACTGGAGATACACTGCTACACGGGCGTGGTGTTCACTGACCACAGTTCTACAGTCTTATATAGACCGACAAATTGGCATTGTAGTCAACTGTATACAAGAGTTGTTTCCAGCGGATATTTGGCTAGGAAGCGGTATAGAAAGCCGTTAACACCATTCtagacaaataacaaaaaacgaTATAACTTTTGTTAGATAGTTGTACCGTGTGTGAAAAAATATGTCTTGGGATTTAGATATCCGTAACATCTCCTTTTATgtgaaaagttataaaaaaaaatccatacgCAAATGTACGATATACATTAGTTGTAGTTAAAAGCAACCACTGTTACACTGATCATGCCCACTTTACAAGCACGCATATTGCCTTTGTTGCTTATGTACAGATACAGGTTTGGATAAGCAACAGCGATTATAGACTATTGATTAACTGTTGATTATTTTCATCAATAGTGTGTTTCTTGCTATTCAGTTTTGGAAATCTGTCACAGTTGTTGTGATAGGAGATCCTCTTAAAcatctttttttaaaacaaattagaATCCTTTGATCAAGAGTATAATCCTAAGTATCCACTTTTGTACAGGCAAACAATGAAGTGTTTAAAGCAAGTAATACATAGCATACTCACGGAAAAGGTTGTCACAAAACACTTTGAATCCTTCGTCCATCAAGACTGTGTTTGCGAGACGACTTAATAAAGCCTGCCGTTCAGAATAACGACAAACATGATTTAAATTTTGGACACACCCCACCGCCTTGTTGAAACTGCCGTCCCTGAAGGGCGTGAGTATGAGAGAGAGAAAGTGTCATATTCATATTTGACATCGACAGAGGGGCGAATAAGCCACATTGCAATTGAACGAATGAACAAATGGTTATATAGATTATTGTCACTTCCGCTATAttgcaaaatatatatcatgacGGAAATATGTATAAACCAGGTGACACATTCATCGTTGATTGATGAGTTGTAAGAGATGCACACCCATGCATGAAAAAACTTTTCTCTTTACGCTTACACCCACTTAATggtaaacaataataaataatgtcataaaCTTTTGATCAGTATTCTTTAGTATTTTAATCTTGGTTGTCGGCTGCTGCTTGTCACCCAGTACTGTACTTACTCACACCGGGCCTTTACGGCGCGAAGATCCGCCCCAGCAACAATTAGTTCCTGGGCGTTAGGTCCCAGGATGTCCCGGAAACAAGCGAACACTGATGAAAACATATCACGTGGACAAGTGACGGTAGCACCTTTCTGTGTCAGCAGGAATAAGATCGCtataaagtgaaaaaagatCCAAGGGTTACGGAACGAAGAAGGTGTAAAACTATTAGTTTTAGGTTTGTCCACATATATTTAGCATTAGCACCTGAGGAAACCAGGTGAAGTTTGGTAAATAAGACCCTCTGACATAAAGTTGCAGACGACCCATCAGCAGCATCATACTCTAAATTCGAGAAAACTCAttgaatataataaattatatcttaatACACACTTGTTCTCAGACGCCGTAGGAACACTTAGATGTGGAGCTTATTTTTTGGGAAGACTAGTGGTATACATTTCAAATCTTCGACTGTTTACCTGTTTGTCCCAGTGTTAAAGACTTAAAAACCATAGTATTTGGATCACACTCCTTTGCTATCAAAATCATACTTTGCTGTGGGGATGTAACGGTGAAAAATGGCTCTGCCTGGTACGGAACAACCAGTCTCTGTCTAAGAGATGTTTCTCAAAGCGGTCGTAATGTTACGCCGGTCGCAAATACCAAGGCAACGTATGCCGTCAGTATGCATCATCATGGTGATTCGGTCGTAACGTTACGACACCATTAGAAATCAGGCCCTGGTCTGAAGTGATACCTTTAGTTCAATTAATCCTGGGATGTAGCATAGCTGTGATCTTGATATTCTAAGTGTAAAATAGTAGGGGTTTTTTGTATGAACATACGCAGTAATTCACATTATTATAACACCTTCCCGGTTTTAAGGGTCATGGATTTTAAGGGTCATTTCTATCTACCTCTGTGTCCAACATACTATAATTTCCTCTTAATGATGATTCCAAACTCTAGCTTCCTTTCCTAAGCATGTCTTAGTTGCTTACATAGTTTTTTCCAGTATGGAATCAGATTAGTAAACGCCATGTGTAAACGTGACATTTGAACTGTTGTTCCAAATATGTAATGCAACCACAACGTGCATAAAGTAGGCACATGAAAAACGGCAGCCACTGGAATCGCAGTACAATATACAGCTGAGGTAACTATATATTTGTCCGTGTTTGCACTATCCCCTGAGGCAGAGAACTGAGTTTGTGTAATGAGCTTGGTGGCAACTCTATCGGCTTTACTGCACATTTTGGAAAGCAATGCTTCAGTTGTCACTTTCACTGGTGTAACGTTATTGAAATGGAAActgtattttgaataattcaACAGAAGAAGTTGTAGCAAATATAACGGCCGATTACACTGCATACTGTCAGTAGAAACACTTGCTTTACGATATGGATCGATTACAGTAGTAAATCACTTTGCCATTTGGAGAACCAGATTAGTAACAATTATGTTTCGTGTGACAGGAAATCTCCTTCAAACACTATCCTCCAATTTGTTATAGCTCTGACATTTTCAACTGTGATGTACACAGCTCTTAATTTGTAGTGGTAGACAACCGTGCAGAGCTATATTTACCTAAAAGACAATGTGATTGCGCATGTATGCAAAATACAAAGAGCAAAAACATTAGGTGCAAATACACATCTTATCCACTATACATATGGAAAAATTGCGTTGCAAAAATCACCAGTTTGATAGTTATGTGTCTTGTATGTGTTGGATGAACTACTCAACCAAACTCAACCAAACGGCGTATGCAAGCAATGAAGAGTGGAACCAGCAATGCTGACAAGTAGAACAGACATTTAGCGTGGGATTCAAGGTAACTGATGACGCCTAATCAGAGAAAGAATTTCGGGTGAAAGAAATTGTAAGTTTTCATACTAATATTGTTATTCTGAAATGACAGCAAAAATCTATGCTATGCTATGAATGATACATGAATGTACTGGCATTTAAATTTAGTAACTATCTGAACGCTCGCTTAGAAAGTATGATGCCTTAGAGAAGAAACATACTTGTAAGGACAGATAAGGTTTGCCAAACATTTGGCACTGGAAACAGAACAGTCTTGACTTTATTTGTATCATGGAAATGCCGGTAAACAACTGGTCGCATTGAGTTTATATTTCAAACTAAGGCAACAGGTTACTGTCGTGTGAATATATATCCTCACACATTTATCCAAGAAATACGTGCAAACCGTTCACCTGACTCTAAATATCCATCTGATGAAGAGTTATCAGAACAAAATAAGCAGTGAGCAAAGAGCAGGTTAAGTGGAAGCTGCCCAAGTCAAGTCAAGAGTAATCAGTTCTGACACGTTTTGCCTATGTATCAAATTTAAGACTTAACTTTCAAAACGTGTAAAGCACGAGCGTATTCCGTATTGAGTTAATACTTACTGGCAACGGTGGTGAGTTCCAACAGCCTGCTGTACATCCATTCCATTGTAGTACTTTGTTGCCCACAGAGGCCTATACCATGACTGTGAAACAGGTAGTTATGTCGCGCCTACAGGCTATCATCGCTTTTGTTGTCGTTGAGCATAGCGGAGTTGGCCTCACGGACCGCCGACCTCACATGGTTCTTCCTGCGTGCCTTGCTTTCTAACAGCAGAATTGTGACAAGGACCGTTTCACGTGCTGGCTCTACTCAATAATGAAAGCAGTGGCGATTTGTCTGTTACAGTCAGCCGCGGCCTGGAGGGCGTGTCGCTGGCGGGCAGTGGGGAATCGCCAAGAATTGATCGCTAACGTTGGGTAAACTGACTCTAACTTGCGTGATCACAATACAATATTAAGTATTTATCAGGCTTCGAACATTTGTTATTTGACtctgtagccacaattaaatgattGATGTCGTCGTGCTCGGCATTTACAAAAGGGCGCTGTTTCCCGCGAGACGGCTTCAGGATAGATTGAAGGTCGGATTTCTGAGGCTGGTCCTTGGCACTTGTTGGAAGAGTTTGCAGGGTAAAACAGGCCGCACTCCTCTCTTGTTAATGTGCTCTTTATATCGGCTTATGACATTTACCCTCCATGCACGGACACTTCACTTGAGGCAATGCGGTCGCTTAAGGCCACCCACTAGCTCAAGACAGCAAGGTAAAAGCCAGGAGGGCATTTGCTCTTAACATGTCATAACTTTACCGTACACTTAATAACGTTTTACACCACTGATGTAATTTTCACAGAAGGGATCGTGACCGGCAGTATACCATATACTGCAAAAAAGTATATGTCTATCCACCATACCCACTGTACTCAATGCACTGTGCGTTGTGTATTTCTTGGATAGCTGACAGTGACATCTAAACATCAATAATCCATTGctaaattttcagaaaatgctGCCACAATTATTGAATGTCTATGGTGTTGATTGTTTACAGTCATAACCTTGATCACACACGACAGAAGCTCGTAGTTCATTTTAACGACTTTCATTTGGcatttattttagattttatatttaaaacactgaaaaaatgtttacacttTACCACTTCGGTACCAAGAAAAGGCAATAAACTGAACCTTGCTTATCCATGTACATTACAGTGTCGGGATGAAGTATCCATTATTTGGTTCTGTACTCCATAATCGTTCGACGACTTACTAAAATCGGGAAATGGCGATGTCACACAGAAATAACAATCTACCTCTTGACTTGGTGTTCATTTCCTACAGATAGGGATGCGGATAGTGTGTCCTATTTCGCTCTAAAGTCTCAAACTCTTGGGAATGTGTGCCATTCAGTCAGTGTGGAACACGGAGCCATAAAAGTCAGATCCCTGAGAGAGCAGCAGATGTTGGCGCTCCTTTATTACAGAAAGTCGACTGGCAGAGCAAACAGTTTCCAGAAGCCATGTTGACATGTCATCCATTGGATTAGTGTGTGCACTGGTCGAAGAATAGAAAAGTCACCATGGTGGTTACAGCCAGCTACATCTTACACTGAATAATTGACAAACcaagagaagaaaaaatgaagataaatgacTTCTTCAAATGCACTGGCTGCTAACATGTTCAACAGTAGGCTTACGGTATTCGCGATTTCAGATTAACCTTAAATCAGCCCATTGACTCTCCTATATAGCATgcagtatataaaaaaatgctTTATCAAAAATAGATCACATGCGAAGTGTGTAATGACTGAAAACGTCGTAATTAGACATGGATTTCTTTGTATCAACCAGATACAAGATCatcatgtgaaatatttacaaaccAAATACGCAAATCTCCTGAGAGCAACCCCCCTTAAGattgaaatgtgaaataaaacattaattacaACACATGAAACTCTGTTTTTGCAACTAGCATTATAATACTTGACACTGAATGTCCAAATTCTCTGAGTTATTTGCTGATTGTTAGGGAGTGGTTTGCTACAACCCCATTGTTTATGACAACCACCCTGTTATACATGTTCAATCAGGGTGTGTCTGTATTCATATTTACCAGAGTGGTGCTTGATAGCGAAATATTCACGACACGGTCTATCTTCCAACATGATCGATCTACAGTCAATTACAGAGGCTTTGTAAAGCACTTCCGTTGCTGTCTTTCATCAGAGCGGACAGCCAGTCCCGAGGGGCTTCACAATCGATGCTAATAGGTAATAACGGCCGCTTTAAGGGCTTGCTCATCCTTATCTATCGCCCGCTTCAGTTAGCAGACAGGTTGTGCCTTTTGTTTCGCGTAACCCAACTCTATTTGACAAAGCATTTCAGTTTCCAAAGAAGCCCTTTCATTACAAAGCTATTCGGAAAAAATGATGTAGATTAATACAGCGTTTTTTGTACAGCTTTATTGTTTTCTAATTTTCCAAGACTATGTTGCCCAAACCAACGACTCCAATACCGTTTGAGGATTTAGTATAGCAAACTGGTAGACAAAAAcaagctccccccccccccaaatggTTGAGATTTTGTTCTAACTGTAATAAAGAATTTCAGTTCAGACTAGCCACAAATGATGTTTTCACTTTATCGCAATATCAAATCCAAGATACCAAGGACCGGCTTCAATGAAATTAGTAAGACATCCACTGGGAAATCTTCACTATTTCACTATGGTGACATTTATCAGTTACGTCGCCATAAATGAGGCTAGTACGTTAAAATGGTAAACCACATAGTCCTACAGAACAACGTTGTCTTACGCAAAGGCTAATGAAAAAAGACTAACAAAAGATGCAATGGTCTACTAATCGAGAAAATCTTATCAATAAAATATACCCAGAACATTCTGCTCTGCAAAATGTGATCGCATAAAGGAAAGCATACACGGTGCAGATGTGTACCTCTTTGTCCAGAATCCCTTGCTGGCTTTCAACGGCCTGTTTAACCTATTGGGTTCCTTTTCTTACAAGTTACGGAAACTGGCACCAGTTTCACTCCTTCTAGTATGTGTGATTTGGTCGGAAAACGGCAACGTTCGTTTGCCAGACACAGAGTAAAACTATCTAGTTTTAGTCACAAGTTTCTCTTTCACATCTTTTTGTATTACTTCAATGGGACGTAGAGATCGATAGAAAGCTTGGCGTTTTGCCATCAAATGGCCTTGGGTGGCAGTTACTGTTCTATGGGCAGATATGTGTCAAACATAGAACAGAGAACCGTAAGCTATTCGAATGCAGTGTTGTTCTCAGCCGATTGACGTCCCACTCCCCCTGTAGAGCACAGGTTCGAACCCAGAACTCGCAGTGTGTAACACAACGTCATgcaaatagatgaataaataatgttaagCATCATTCAATGTCAACAGCCATCTTCAgtgatgtgtaaatgtatatttacaattttctCGCCACATTTCACACATTCTGCTCTCATAtcaaattttattacatttttcgCGATATCAACGTTTAGTATTAAACTAAACAAAGCTTAAGCGCTAAACACGGAAGGCTGGAAATAAAAACGAAAGGATATTAGATACCTAGAATGTCAAATCATTattcacaaaagcaaattcaaTTTCTCCACTCATGTCACAATTGCTGTTCATCACATGTCTGTGTACTTATATATGCACTGGCCTGGGTAGTTTCATTCAGGTATTAATGCAATGGGGGACTACGTTTCAGTCCAAAGTAGCAATGGGATGTTTCAACTTGGCTCTGCTAATACATTCAGTTTGGTGAGGAATGCTCCTATGCTCTTCTATGGCTAATGCTAGTTTGATTCACCAGGGACAAATGTCTGTAGAGCACATCCGTTATAAGGCAGGCACAGACATGCTTCGCTGATAAGGCTATTGGACACATTATGCAACTGGAACGGCGATGACCACATGCATCATTAAGAGGCTTTCAGCAAACGGTTCATGCGCGTAACGTGCGGTATTAAGAACAATAACGACAAAGGCGTACATCTATAATTGA
Above is a window of Liolophura sinensis isolate JHLJ2023 chromosome 7, CUHK_Ljap_v2, whole genome shotgun sequence DNA encoding:
- the LOC135471530 gene encoding uncharacterized protein LOC135471530, which encodes MEWMYSRLLELTTVATILFLLTQKGATVTCPRDMFSSVFACFRDILGPNAQELIVAGADLRAVKARCEDGSFNKAVGCVQNLNHVCRYSERQALLSRLANTVLMDEGFKVFCDNLFRYGENKECLLRKNTVIQRCIEYRQGIFDYEMSVNREDETATMETVCNFLRGMTGCIDLPVRNSCDSVLADILLKFMSGITPPVCEPYHPTNDAYSPYSLITNTTYWISFLFTMSCLLNFNFDLVVWFPER